A region from the Paraburkholderia youngii genome encodes:
- a CDS encoding COG4648 family protein, whose amino-acid sequence MRAAHPRMQMSEPPHAASGSGARPRWSRTVVLVLLKLAYPVLILCAWRWDAPRLVGGMLLVTLWLQRWAGGGPVAIPLRQLSRLDWSVVAMLSCASATIVVTDSELLLRFYPLLVNLGLLIAFGATLVRGPSMIEKFARLGSPDLPPGAVRYTRRVTQVWCAFFVLNGAFSAYTALYWSRAAWSLYNGAIAYGLIGLLLAGEYVWRRLFVLPRAARADSESA is encoded by the coding sequence ATGCGGGCCGCGCACCCGCGCATGCAGATGTCGGAGCCACCGCACGCCGCAAGCGGGTCCGGCGCGCGGCCTCGCTGGAGCAGGACCGTCGTGCTGGTGCTGCTGAAACTCGCTTACCCCGTGCTGATCCTGTGTGCCTGGCGCTGGGATGCGCCGCGCCTCGTCGGCGGCATGCTGCTCGTGACCTTGTGGCTGCAGCGCTGGGCCGGCGGCGGTCCGGTAGCGATACCGCTGCGGCAGCTTTCCAGACTCGACTGGAGCGTGGTGGCGATGCTGAGCTGCGCGTCGGCGACGATCGTCGTCACCGATAGCGAACTGCTGCTGCGCTTCTATCCGTTGCTCGTCAATCTCGGTTTGCTGATCGCGTTCGGCGCGACGCTCGTGCGCGGGCCGTCGATGATCGAAAAATTCGCGCGCCTCGGCAGTCCCGATCTGCCGCCGGGCGCGGTGCGCTATACGCGGCGCGTGACCCAGGTGTGGTGCGCGTTCTTCGTGCTGAACGGCGCGTTTTCCGCCTATACCGCCCTCTATTGGAGCCGCGCGGCCTGGTCGCTGTACAACGGCGCGATCGCTTATGGACTGATCGGCCTGCTGCTGGCGGGCGAATACGTCTGGCGACGCCTGTTCGTGCTGCCGCGCGCCGCGCGCGCGGATTCGGAGTCGGCCTGA
- a CDS encoding AMP-binding protein, giving the protein MIALHDLLSADAALATPAAPVCRDGAVLLDRAAFRARVAGLIELVQTHDARRCALCIDDPFEFACALFALFACGKEPVIPANATPGYLADLADAYDFLLTDADLPPFVAATHVVTANTAQPIDPRASLTLYTSGSSGAPKPIRKTLAQFNAEVHTLEQEWGALLGDVTMLASVPHHHIYGLLFRVLWPLAAGRAFDRAIGMEPLQLQARIAQCGATAVVSTPAQLSRWPALPGFGALAPAPRAFFSSGGPLATDAAQAYAVSYGAAPLEIYGSTETGGIAWRRQDQGDAWQPVAGAEVRRDDDGALCVRSPHLDHDGWHRTGDRIAFDADGRFHLQGRLDRVLKLGGKRVSLPELEARLALHPYVAQAALVPLEGATRERVGAVVALTEAGGATLRNEGRVALAKALRRHLADYFDAVVLPRHWRFRVGLPFDARGKLPASAVAAAFAPLAEGMEVLAETRVGNTLHFVLRVPLSLQHFAGHFPGLPILPGVVQVDWAARLAAGHWPRVRAVASVDRLKFMAPVAPGAVLELTLAYDAARRRMQFAYRLDGRECASGVLVHREDA; this is encoded by the coding sequence ATGATCGCGTTGCATGACCTGTTGTCGGCCGATGCCGCGCTCGCGACGCCCGCCGCACCGGTGTGCCGCGACGGCGCCGTGCTGCTCGATCGCGCGGCGTTCCGCGCGCGCGTCGCGGGCTTGATCGAACTCGTGCAAACGCACGATGCGCGGCGCTGCGCGCTTTGTATCGACGATCCGTTCGAGTTCGCCTGCGCGTTGTTCGCGCTGTTCGCGTGCGGCAAGGAGCCGGTGATTCCTGCCAATGCAACGCCGGGCTATCTCGCCGATCTCGCGGATGCGTACGACTTTCTGCTGACGGACGCGGATCTGCCGCCGTTCGTCGCAGCGACGCATGTCGTCACGGCCAACACCGCGCAGCCGATTGACCCCCGCGCATCGCTGACGCTCTACACATCCGGCAGCAGCGGCGCACCGAAGCCGATCCGCAAGACGCTCGCGCAATTCAACGCCGAAGTCCACACACTCGAACAGGAGTGGGGCGCATTGCTCGGCGACGTGACGATGCTCGCGAGCGTGCCGCATCACCACATCTACGGTCTGCTGTTTCGTGTGTTGTGGCCGCTCGCGGCGGGCCGCGCGTTCGATCGCGCAATCGGCATGGAGCCGCTGCAACTGCAGGCGCGTATCGCGCAATGCGGCGCGACGGCGGTCGTCTCGACGCCCGCGCAGTTGTCGCGTTGGCCCGCGTTGCCGGGCTTCGGCGCGCTCGCACCCGCGCCGCGCGCGTTCTTTTCGTCGGGTGGCCCGCTCGCGACCGACGCCGCGCAGGCCTATGCGGTGAGCTATGGCGCGGCGCCGCTCGAAATCTACGGCAGTACGGAAACCGGCGGGATCGCGTGGCGGCGTCAGGATCAGGGCGACGCGTGGCAGCCGGTCGCCGGCGCCGAGGTGCGCCGCGACGACGATGGAGCGCTGTGCGTGCGCTCGCCGCATCTCGACCACGACGGCTGGCATCGCACGGGCGATCGGATCGCGTTCGATGCCGACGGGCGCTTCCATTTGCAAGGGCGCCTCGACCGCGTGCTGAAGCTCGGCGGCAAGCGCGTGTCGCTGCCGGAGCTCGAGGCGCGTCTCGCGCTGCATCCGTATGTCGCGCAGGCGGCGCTGGTGCCGCTCGAAGGCGCGACGCGAGAGCGGGTCGGCGCAGTGGTCGCGCTGACCGAAGCGGGCGGCGCGACATTGCGTAACGAAGGCCGCGTCGCGCTCGCGAAAGCGCTGCGCCGGCATCTGGCCGATTACTTCGATGCGGTCGTGCTGCCGCGTCACTGGCGTTTTCGCGTGGGTCTGCCATTCGACGCGCGCGGCAAGCTGCCCGCAAGCGCGGTCGCGGCCGCGTTCGCGCCGCTCGCCGAGGGCATGGAAGTGCTCGCCGAAACGCGCGTCGGCAACACGCTGCACTTTGTGCTGCGTGTGCCGCTGTCGCTTCAGCATTTCGCCGGCCACTTTCCGGGCCTGCCGATTCTGCCGGGCGTCGTGCAGGTCGACTGGGCGGCGCGGCTCGCGGCCGGGCATTGGCCGCGGGTGCGCGCGGTGGCGTCGGTCGATCGCCTGAAGTTCATGGCGCCGGTGGCGCCCGGCGCGGTGCTCGAGCTCACGCTCGCCTACGATGCCGCGCGCCGGCGCATGCAGTTCGCGTACCGGCTCGATGGACGCGAATGCGCGTCGGGCGTGCTCGTGCATCGGGAGGACGCGTGA
- a CDS encoding glycosyltransferase family 2 protein: protein MKFAPCIVIPIYNHKDAIGATVANLAVHGLPIFVVDDGSDEPTQQVLAALALQCAQQMTLLRLPENGGKGAAVMAGLRAARAAGYTHALQIDADGQHDATDVPRFIDAARAEPGAVILGRPVYDDSVPKARLYGRYLTHVWVWIETLSLTIRDSMCGFRLYPLALACELIDGVRLPTRMDFDIEILVRLHWRRAAFRSIPTRVTYAADGVSHFDVLWDNVRISRSHTRLVFGMLMRLPMLLAHKLMPRRGALADTADDCADEPRPEAWWRIAERGSRLGMSLLALSCKLFGRRLTALWLHPVVAYFLVTGRAARAASGNYFAHLNAVAPSAEMPRPGWLSAYRHMLAFAQSGFDKLAAWTGRVDDTDVTFDDPAAFEALIASGKGALVIGAHLGNLEMMRALAIRGAHAKVTAVVYTEHARRFNDVLAASNREFARHLLEVGDFGPETAVLMQQRIDAGELLVIVGDRVPAREAGRTTDAQFLGASAPFAQGPYVLAHALGCPVYLFFCLKERDGYRMYFEPFAERIELPRRDRAQHLAAWAQRYALRLEHYCRKAPYQWFNFFDFWASSERGANGRS from the coding sequence ATGAAGTTCGCGCCCTGCATCGTCATCCCGATCTACAACCACAAGGACGCGATCGGCGCGACCGTCGCCAATCTCGCGGTGCACGGCTTGCCGATCTTCGTCGTCGATGACGGCAGCGACGAGCCGACCCAGCAGGTACTCGCCGCGCTCGCGCTGCAATGCGCGCAGCAGATGACGCTGCTGCGTCTGCCCGAAAACGGCGGCAAGGGCGCGGCGGTGATGGCGGGTCTGCGCGCGGCGCGCGCCGCGGGCTACACGCATGCGCTGCAGATCGACGCCGACGGCCAGCACGACGCGACCGACGTGCCGCGCTTCATCGATGCCGCGCGCGCCGAACCCGGCGCGGTGATTCTCGGCCGTCCCGTGTACGACGACAGCGTGCCGAAGGCACGCCTGTACGGCCGCTATCTGACTCACGTGTGGGTGTGGATCGAGACGCTGTCGCTGACGATCCGCGATTCGATGTGCGGCTTTCGTCTGTATCCGCTCGCGCTCGCGTGCGAGCTGATCGACGGCGTGCGGCTGCCGACGCGCATGGACTTCGACATCGAGATCCTCGTGCGACTGCACTGGCGGCGCGCCGCGTTCCGCTCGATCCCGACCCGCGTGACCTACGCGGCCGACGGCGTGTCGCATTTCGACGTGCTGTGGGACAACGTGCGCATCAGCCGCAGCCATACGCGGCTCGTGTTCGGCATGCTGATGCGTCTGCCGATGCTGCTCGCGCACAAGCTGATGCCACGCCGCGGCGCGCTTGCCGACACAGCGGACGACTGTGCCGACGAACCCCGGCCCGAAGCCTGGTGGCGTATCGCCGAACGCGGCAGCCGGCTCGGCATGAGCCTGCTCGCGCTGAGCTGCAAGCTGTTCGGCCGCCGCCTTACCGCGCTGTGGCTGCATCCGGTCGTCGCGTACTTTCTGGTGACGGGCCGCGCCGCGCGCGCCGCGTCGGGCAACTACTTCGCGCATCTGAACGCGGTCGCGCCGTCGGCGGAGATGCCGCGCCCGGGGTGGCTGTCCGCGTATCGCCATATGCTCGCGTTCGCGCAATCTGGCTTCGACAAGCTCGCCGCATGGACCGGCCGCGTCGACGACACAGACGTGACGTTCGACGATCCCGCGGCATTCGAAGCCTTGATCGCGAGCGGCAAGGGCGCGCTCGTGATCGGCGCGCATCTCGGCAATCTGGAGATGATGCGCGCGCTCGCGATCCGCGGCGCTCACGCGAAGGTCACGGCGGTCGTCTACACCGAGCACGCGCGCCGCTTCAACGACGTGCTGGCGGCGTCGAATCGCGAGTTCGCGCGGCATTTGCTCGAAGTCGGCGACTTCGGTCCCGAGACCGCGGTGTTGATGCAGCAGCGCATCGATGCGGGCGAATTGCTGGTGATTGTCGGCGACCGGGTGCCGGCGCGTGAGGCGGGGCGCACCACCGACGCGCAATTTCTCGGCGCGAGCGCGCCGTTCGCGCAAGGGCCCTACGTGCTCGCGCATGCGCTCGGCTGTCCGGTCTACCTGTTCTTCTGCCTGAAGGAACGCGACGGCTATCGCATGTATTTCGAGCCGTTCGCCGAGCGAATCGAGCTGCCGCGCCGCGATCGCGCGCAGCATCTGGCCGCGTGGGCGCAACGCTATGCGCTGCGCCTCGAGCACTATTGCCGCAAGGCCCCATATCAATGGTTCAACTTCTTCGATTTCTGGGCCAGTTCCGAGCGAGGCGCGAATGGCCGATCATGA
- a CDS encoding HAL/PAL/TAL family ammonia-lyase, whose amino-acid sequence MADHDLNDVRPARVVADAASAAGCTPIVVGARRLTIEEVVAIARQRACVALSDDAVWRARIERGAAFLRRQLAAGATVYGVNTGYGDACVVDVPTALVEALPLQLTRYHGCGMGAYLDDAQTLAVIAARLNSLAYGFSGVRTVLLERLAALINHRVLPRIPSEGSVGASGDLTPLSYVAAALAGERDVQYAGARRAARDVWTELGVEPLALAPKEALALMNGTAVMTGLACLAVARAEHLTRLAARLTALATVALDGRAAHFDAALFDVKPHAGQAEAAAWIRADLAGRADTPGHRLQDRYSIRCAPHVIGVARDALGWVRRDVENELNSANDNPLIDPDNERILHGGNFYGGHIAFAMDALKVAVANLADLMDRQLALLVDINFNNGLPRNLSGAAPARSAINHGFKAVQISSSAWTAEALKNTMPASVFSRSTEAHNQDKVSMGTIAARDCLRVLELTEQVAAAHTLATVQAVHLRLRIDSATPVPAPLRAFIDEVGAHSPFVDEDRALEGELRALTARIAACELLDMIDDQEGVKL is encoded by the coding sequence ATGGCCGATCATGATCTGAACGATGTGCGACCCGCGCGCGTTGTTGCGGATGCCGCTTCCGCCGCCGGCTGCACGCCGATCGTCGTCGGTGCGCGCCGACTGACGATCGAAGAGGTCGTCGCGATTGCGCGGCAGCGGGCGTGCGTCGCGCTGAGCGACGATGCCGTATGGCGTGCGCGCATCGAGCGCGGCGCGGCGTTCCTGCGCCGCCAGTTGGCCGCCGGCGCGACCGTGTACGGCGTCAACACCGGTTATGGCGACGCCTGCGTGGTCGACGTGCCGACGGCGCTCGTCGAGGCATTGCCGCTGCAACTGACGCGTTATCACGGCTGCGGCATGGGCGCGTATCTCGACGATGCGCAAACCCTCGCCGTGATCGCCGCGCGTCTGAATTCGCTCGCGTATGGTTTTTCGGGCGTGCGCACGGTGCTGCTCGAACGCCTCGCGGCGTTGATCAATCATCGCGTGTTGCCGCGCATCCCGTCCGAGGGCTCGGTCGGCGCGAGCGGCGATCTGACGCCGCTGTCATACGTGGCGGCGGCGCTCGCGGGCGAGCGCGACGTGCAGTACGCCGGCGCGCGGCGCGCGGCGCGCGACGTGTGGACCGAGCTGGGCGTGGAGCCGCTGGCGCTCGCGCCAAAGGAAGCCCTCGCGCTGATGAACGGCACCGCCGTGATGACGGGTCTCGCGTGCCTCGCAGTGGCGCGCGCGGAGCACTTGACGCGGCTGGCCGCGCGTTTGACCGCGCTGGCGACCGTCGCGCTCGACGGCCGCGCCGCGCACTTCGACGCGGCGCTGTTCGACGTGAAGCCGCACGCGGGCCAGGCCGAAGCGGCCGCGTGGATTCGCGCCGATCTGGCCGGCCGCGCCGACACGCCCGGGCATCGTCTGCAGGACCGCTATTCGATTCGCTGCGCGCCGCATGTGATCGGCGTCGCGCGCGATGCGCTCGGCTGGGTGCGCCGCGACGTCGAAAACGAGCTGAACAGCGCGAACGACAATCCGCTCATCGATCCCGACAACGAACGCATCTTGCACGGCGGCAACTTCTACGGCGGCCATATCGCGTTCGCGATGGATGCGCTGAAGGTCGCCGTCGCGAATCTGGCGGATCTGATGGACCGGCAGCTCGCGCTGCTGGTCGATATCAACTTCAACAATGGCCTGCCGCGCAATCTGTCGGGCGCGGCGCCCGCACGCTCGGCGATCAATCACGGGTTCAAGGCCGTGCAGATTTCGTCGTCCGCCTGGACCGCCGAGGCGCTGAAGAACACGATGCCCGCGAGTGTGTTTTCGCGCTCGACCGAAGCGCACAATCAGGACAAGGTCAGCATGGGCACGATCGCCGCGCGCGACTGCCTGCGCGTGCTCGAATTGACAGAGCAGGTCGCCGCCGCGCACACGCTCGCGACGGTGCAGGCCGTGCATTTGCGCTTGCGCATCGATAGCGCGACGCCGGTGCCCGCGCCGCTGCGCGCATTCATCGACGAGGTGGGCGCGCATTCGCCCTTCGTCGACGAGGACCGTGCGCTCGAAGGCGAGCTGCGCGCGCTCACCGCGCGCATTGCCGCGTGCGAACTGCTGGACATGATCGACGATCAGGAAGGAGTCAAGCTATGA
- a CDS encoding acyl-CoA thioesterase has product MSVPAKTQHVLAASATVEVPFHDVDAMNVCWHGNYLKYFELGRAALLRAFDYDYRQMRASGYLWPIVEAHLKYVRAAVYGQKLEVRAQLLEYENRLKIGYEIVDCASGARLTKGYTIQVAVDAATEELQFVSPQVVFDKLERVWGR; this is encoded by the coding sequence ATGAGCGTGCCCGCGAAAACGCAGCACGTGCTCGCCGCGAGCGCGACCGTCGAAGTGCCGTTTCACGACGTCGACGCGATGAACGTGTGCTGGCACGGCAATTATCTGAAGTACTTCGAGCTGGGCCGCGCGGCGCTGTTGCGCGCGTTCGACTATGACTATCGCCAGATGCGGGCGTCCGGCTATCTGTGGCCGATCGTCGAGGCGCATCTGAAGTACGTGCGGGCCGCCGTGTACGGACAGAAGCTCGAAGTGCGCGCGCAACTGCTCGAATACGAAAACCGCCTGAAAATAGGCTATGAAATCGTCGATTGCGCATCCGGTGCGCGGCTCACGAAGGGCTATACGATCCAGGTTGCCGTCGATGCCGCCACCGAGGAATTGCAGTTCGTGTCGCCGCAGGTCGTATTCGACAAGCTGGAGCGCGTATGGGGACGATGA
- a CDS encoding outer membrane lipoprotein carrier protein LolA, with translation MGTMNRGASVLRIAGVIGTIGATCVPGWVAPAHAATANTAPANAALVSQIAAHLAQPKGVRSQFTQTQTLAAMKQPLVSNGTLLFLRERGVIWQIDTPYKATYVITDAGVVQVDASGRRASTHSAQGTRGVAQVSKMMRAMLGGDLSALYSQFDVSAEGSAAQWRMRLTPNQPQLAQSIKGLDMSGGAYLQSLRITLANGDVTKLEFANSTAVAEPTPDERSLFGAP, from the coding sequence ATGGGGACGATGAACCGAGGTGCGTCCGTGTTGCGGATCGCGGGCGTGATCGGCACGATCGGCGCGACGTGCGTGCCTGGATGGGTGGCACCAGCGCATGCGGCAACGGCCAACACTGCGCCCGCCAACGCCGCGCTCGTCTCGCAGATCGCCGCGCATCTCGCGCAGCCCAAGGGCGTGCGCTCGCAATTCACGCAGACGCAGACGCTCGCCGCGATGAAGCAGCCGCTCGTCAGCAACGGCACGTTGCTGTTCTTGCGCGAGCGCGGCGTGATCTGGCAAATCGACACGCCGTACAAGGCCACCTACGTGATCACCGATGCTGGCGTCGTGCAGGTCGACGCCAGCGGCCGCCGCGCAAGCACACATAGCGCGCAGGGCACGCGAGGCGTCGCACAGGTGTCGAAGATGATGCGCGCGATGCTCGGCGGCGATCTGTCGGCGCTGTACTCGCAGTTCGACGTGAGTGCCGAAGGCAGCGCCGCGCAATGGCGCATGCGCCTCACGCCGAATCAACCGCAGCTCGCGCAATCGATCAAGGGCCTCGACATGAGCGGCGGCGCTTATCTGCAAAGCCTGCGCATCACGCTCGCTAACGGCGACGTGACGAAGCTCGAGTTCGCGAACAGCACGGCCGTCGCCGAGCCGACGCCGGACGAGCGCAGCCTGTTCGGAGCGCCGTGA
- a CDS encoding MMPL family transporter, producing the protein MEIPQQRAAKRAWGVRAAWLALALLAALYCGWRFTGPSPLETNLLTLLPATEADPVAEKAVDTLASALGDRTVLLVTSRDDAHAKAAAKQLGASLRKSGAFASVTAELPPFDLSQISALYLPYRFGLLAPADRSALASASATTLHDMLAQRIYSPLQGGLSTQLADDPFGWLERWLGDLPLAATNLAVEDNLLVSHGHDAQGDKTSVLIVATLPGSAYETKTQRAVHAALADAENRLRQAFPDVSVARTGAVFYAEAARSAAEREVHVIGIASLCGIALLMMWVFRSPRLLLLGFVSTALGIVCALAATLLIFGKLHLLTLVFGASLIGEAVDYSIQYFVVYLGAGRDWDARHGARSVRPALGVALATSLLGYAILMWVPFPALKQIACFAMVGITTAFASVLWLLPALLTRAPKHSPRHLFASAARLLARWRHALGGKRAWLVAALLLIASVPGWLRLSSDDDIHLLIQRDASLAAQEDTVRAAVGVDNSAQFFVVRGASEEAVLQRAEALGAKLDALNGSADSVGGYQSVAHFVPSAQRQSEDRALLAQHVFGDSAALRATLLQAGFKDEVAEAWLAGFARPSAPLTVERWLAAPWSQPYRHLWLGAVGSNDANRAHETSYAAVVIPQGVTPRNEPALIALAQGLPGVVFVDKAASVSKLFGAYRVDSGWWLGGALVLVCVLLMVRYGARGGIATTLPVLFAVGVALAVFGYAGVPLNMFNWLALMLVLGVGANYAVFLREGCARADADLGAVWTGVLLSAATTLLSFGMLGLSAMPALRSFGTTLALGIAVAVLLAPIGMPSAKSSGKSSESRRAA; encoded by the coding sequence ATGGAGATACCGCAGCAGCGAGCCGCGAAACGCGCATGGGGCGTGCGCGCGGCATGGCTCGCGCTCGCGCTGCTGGCGGCGCTGTATTGCGGCTGGCGCTTCACCGGACCGTCACCGCTCGAAACCAATCTGCTCACGCTCTTGCCCGCAACCGAAGCGGACCCGGTCGCCGAAAAGGCGGTCGACACGCTCGCGAGCGCGCTCGGCGATCGCACCGTGCTGCTCGTCACGAGCCGCGACGATGCGCACGCGAAAGCGGCCGCGAAGCAGCTGGGCGCGTCGTTGCGAAAGAGCGGCGCATTCGCGTCGGTGACGGCCGAACTGCCGCCGTTCGACCTGTCGCAGATCTCGGCGCTGTATCTGCCGTACCGCTTCGGCCTGCTCGCGCCGGCCGATCGCAGCGCGCTCGCGAGCGCCAGCGCGACGACGTTGCACGACATGCTCGCGCAGCGCATCTACAGCCCGCTGCAAGGCGGCCTCAGCACGCAACTCGCCGACGATCCGTTCGGCTGGCTCGAACGCTGGCTCGGCGATCTGCCGCTCGCGGCCACGAATCTCGCGGTCGAGGACAACCTGCTGGTGTCGCATGGTCACGACGCGCAGGGCGATAAGACCAGCGTGCTGATCGTCGCGACGCTGCCTGGCTCCGCTTATGAAACGAAGACGCAGCGCGCGGTACACGCGGCGCTCGCCGACGCCGAAAACAGGTTGCGTCAGGCGTTCCCCGATGTATCGGTCGCGCGCACCGGCGCCGTGTTCTACGCCGAGGCTGCGCGCAGCGCTGCCGAACGCGAGGTGCACGTGATCGGCATCGCATCGCTATGTGGCATCGCTCTGCTGATGATGTGGGTGTTCCGCTCGCCGCGTCTGTTGCTGCTCGGCTTCGTTTCGACCGCGCTCGGCATTGTCTGCGCGCTGGCGGCGACGCTGCTGATCTTCGGCAAGCTGCATTTGTTGACGCTTGTGTTCGGCGCGAGCCTGATCGGCGAAGCCGTCGACTATTCGATCCAGTACTTCGTCGTCTATCTCGGCGCGGGCCGCGACTGGGACGCGCGGCACGGCGCGCGCAGCGTGCGACCCGCGCTCGGCGTGGCGCTGGCGACGAGCCTGCTCGGCTACGCGATCCTGATGTGGGTGCCGTTCCCCGCGTTGAAGCAGATCGCGTGCTTCGCAATGGTGGGCATCACGACCGCGTTCGCGTCGGTGCTGTGGCTGCTGCCCGCGCTGCTCACGCGCGCGCCGAAGCACAGCCCGCGACACCTGTTCGCGAGCGCGGCGCGGCTGCTCGCGCGCTGGCGGCATGCGCTCGGCGGCAAGCGCGCGTGGCTGGTCGCCGCGCTGCTGCTGATCGCGTCGGTGCCCGGCTGGCTGCGGCTGAGCAGCGACGACGACATCCATCTGCTGATCCAGCGCGATGCGTCGCTGGCCGCGCAGGAAGACACGGTGCGCGCAGCGGTCGGCGTCGATAACAGCGCGCAGTTTTTCGTCGTGCGCGGCGCGAGCGAGGAAGCGGTGCTGCAACGCGCCGAAGCGCTCGGCGCGAAGCTCGATGCGCTGAACGGCAGCGCGGATAGCGTCGGCGGCTATCAGTCGGTCGCGCACTTCGTGCCGTCCGCGCAACGTCAGAGCGAAGATCGCGCGCTGCTTGCACAGCATGTGTTCGGCGACTCCGCCGCGTTGCGCGCGACGCTGCTGCAAGCGGGCTTCAAGGACGAAGTCGCCGAGGCGTGGCTCGCCGGCTTCGCCCGGCCGTCCGCGCCGCTGACCGTCGAGCGCTGGCTCGCGGCGCCTTGGTCGCAGCCGTACCGGCATTTGTGGCTCGGCGCGGTCGGATCGAACGACGCGAATCGGGCGCATGAAACAAGCTATGCGGCCGTCGTGATTCCGCAAGGCGTGACGCCGCGCAACGAACCCGCGCTGATCGCGCTCGCGCAAGGCCTGCCCGGCGTCGTGTTCGTCGACAAGGCCGCGAGCGTGTCGAAGCTGTTCGGTGCGTATCGCGTGGATAGCGGCTGGTGGCTGGGCGGCGCGCTCGTGCTCGTGTGCGTGCTGCTGATGGTGCGTTACGGGGCGCGCGGCGGTATCGCCACGACCTTGCCCGTGCTGTTCGCGGTCGGCGTCGCACTGGCGGTGTTCGGCTACGCGGGCGTGCCGCTCAATATGTTCAACTGGCTCGCGCTGATGCTGGTGCTCGGCGTCGGCGCAAACTATGCGGTGTTCCTGCGCGAAGGCTGCGCCCGCGCGGACGCGGATCTCGGCGCGGTGTGGACCGGCGTGCTGCTGTCGGCGGCGACCACGTTGTTGTCGTTCGGCATGCTCGGCCTCAGTGCGATGCCCGCGCTCAGGAGTTTCGGCACCACGCTCGCGCTCGGCATCGCGGTTGCCGTGTTGCTCGCGCCTATCGGCATGCCATCGGCGAAGTCATCCGGCAAGTCATCAGAATCACGGAGAGCGGCATGA
- a CDS encoding beta-ketoacyl-[acyl-carrier-protein] synthase family protein, whose translation MKAPTVYLHALGMINALGGDVGQIVPALAAANSPGMGNVHTGIGDAFVGSVLTPLELAPRADLARYDCRNNRLLLAALAQIAPAIEAARERYGPERIGVVLGTSTSGIEAAETAFVYHARAGELPQSFNYRQMEIGTAAPFAAAALGVHGPAFTISTACTSSAKAFASARRLLQLRLCDAVVVGGVDSLCELTVQGFASLESTSGTRTNPMSRNRRGINVGEGAAVFLMSRDEAAVRLAGVGESSDAHHISAPDPQGVGGELALRDALADAGIAASAVGYVNLHATATQKNDEMEAHLMARVFPAGVAASGTKPLTGHQLGAAGATELGFAWLTLAHENATLPPHLWDGEADPALPALDLVAGARHLPRGTGTQYAMSNSFAFGGSNVSLILAR comes from the coding sequence ATGAAAGCGCCAACAGTTTATTTGCACGCGCTCGGCATGATCAACGCGCTCGGTGGCGACGTCGGCCAGATCGTGCCGGCGCTCGCCGCCGCGAATTCGCCCGGCATGGGCAACGTGCATACCGGCATCGGCGACGCGTTCGTCGGCAGCGTGCTGACGCCGCTCGAACTCGCGCCGCGCGCCGATCTCGCGCGCTACGACTGCCGCAACAACCGGCTGCTGCTCGCGGCATTGGCGCAGATCGCGCCCGCGATCGAAGCCGCGCGCGAGCGCTATGGGCCGGAGCGGATCGGCGTCGTGCTCGGCACCAGCACGTCGGGCATCGAAGCGGCCGAAACCGCGTTCGTCTATCACGCCCGAGCCGGCGAGCTGCCGCAGAGCTTCAACTACCGGCAGATGGAAATCGGCACCGCCGCGCCATTCGCGGCCGCCGCGCTCGGCGTGCACGGGCCGGCGTTTACGATTTCGACCGCGTGCACGTCGAGCGCGAAGGCGTTCGCATCGGCGCGTCGGCTGCTGCAATTGCGGCTGTGCGATGCGGTCGTCGTCGGTGGCGTCGATTCGCTCTGCGAATTGACGGTGCAGGGCTTTGCGTCGCTCGAATCGACCAGCGGCACGCGCACCAATCCGATGAGCCGCAATCGCCGCGGCATCAACGTCGGCGAGGGCGCGGCCGTGTTCCTGATGAGCCGCGACGAAGCGGCGGTGCGGCTCGCCGGCGTCGGCGAGTCGAGCGACGCGCATCATATTTCGGCGCCGGACCCGCAGGGCGTCGGCGGCGAACTCGCGCTTCGCGACGCGCTCGCGGACGCGGGCATCGCGGCGTCGGCGGTCGGCTATGTGAATCTGCACGCGACCGCCACGCAGAAGAACGACGAAATGGAAGCGCATCTGATGGCGCGCGTGTTCCCCGCTGGCGTCGCCGCGAGCGGCACCAAGCCGCTGACCGGCCATCAGCTCGGCGCGGCCGGCGCGACCGAACTCGGCTTCGCGTGGCTCACGCTCGCGCACGAGAACGCGACGCTGCCGCCGCATCTGTGGGACGGCGAAGCCGATCCCGCGCTGCCCGCGCTCGACCTCGTCGCCGGCGCGCGCCATTTGCCGCGCGGCACGGGCACGCAGTACGCGATGAGCAATTCATTCGCGTTCGGCGGCAGCAATGTCAGCCTGATCCTCGCCCGGTAA